A single Pan troglodytes isolate AG18354 chromosome 19, NHGRI_mPanTro3-v2.0_pri, whole genome shotgun sequence DNA region contains:
- the LOC107969339 gene encoding LOW QUALITY PROTEIN: nascent polypeptide-associated complex subunit alpha, muscle-specific form (The sequence of the model RefSeq protein was modified relative to this genomic sequence to represent the inferred CDS: deleted 1 base in 1 codon), with amino-acid sequence MATPPAPGAGTAAPSAPRPPPPRPSWLRLDPAARGARLPFAESPGTTRRAPRESAPLAPALRSDPSQPLAACSGPLGEPRADPGVSTRCAATMIPRGKLTGGRSCGSRPTMGRGERAELSFPAAAPRLKRGLGFWFFFCGNSSVEILLACHTTHPF; translated from the exons ATGGCAACCCCACCGGCTCCGGGGGCCGGGACCGCTGCCCCCTCCGCCCCTCGACCCCCG CCCCCCCGCCCTTCCTGGCTGCGGCTGGACCCGGCTGCGCGGGGCGCAAGGCTGCCTTTCGCGGAATCACCAGGGACCACCCGGCGCGCTCCCCGGGAATCCGCACCCCTGGCCCCAGCGCTCCGGAGCGACCCGAGTCAGCCCCTGGCTGCCTGCAGTGGGCCCCTGGGCGAACCCCGGGCGGACCCAGGAGTGAGCACCCGGTGCGCGGCAACGATGATCCCGCGAGGGAAGCTCACGGGAGGCAGGAGCTGTGGCAGCCGCCCCACGATGGGGCGCGGGGAGCGCGCTGAGCTGTCCTTTCCCGCAGCGGCCCCGCGGTTGAAGCGTGGGCttgggttttggtttttcttCTGTGGCAACAGTTCTGTTGAGATATTACTCGCCTGCCATACAACTCACCCATTTTAA